A stretch of the Kroppenstedtia eburnea genome encodes the following:
- a CDS encoding RelA/SpoT family protein yields MPIEELLDEAGHYLNKEDLEQVEKAYLFAAEAHRGQTRKSGEEYIHHPVAVAGILAELQMDATTLISAILHDVVEDTGATLETVEAEFGETVAQIVDGLTKLKQRMKYKSTAEHQAENHRKMFVAMAQDIRVILIKLADRLHNMRTLKYLPEAKRRRIAKETLEIFAPLAHRLGISTIKWELEDSSLRNLNPQQYYRIVNLMKQKRAEREKYLDEVIATIRERLDGMNLSADISGRPKHIYSIYRKMVKDHKQFNEIYDLLAVRVIVDSIRDCYAVLGIIHTIWKPMPGRFKDYIAMPKANMYQSLHTTVIGPKGEPIEVQIRTREMHRIAEYGIAAHWAYKEGAQIEGSFNEKLKFFREILEMQQETHDAREFVENLKVDWFSDSVFVFTPKGDVLELPSGSVPLDFAYRIHTEVGNRCIGAKVNNKIVPLDHRLKTGDIVEILTSKHSYGPSRDWLKLVKSSQARNKIRNWFKKERREESVAKGQEMIESALKKQDYDPALVMGGDRVREVANNFNFPDETDMYAAVGYGGLSTHQVVNRLTEGMRSEEETPPVLPDVKAMPTRRKQLDHGVRVKGVDNLLVRLSRCCHPVPGDEIKGFVTQGRGVSVHRADCPNLVGVEEARMIPVEWEGGPDQSYQVDIEVSGLDRNGLLNEVLQAVAETRVALSAVSGKADRRGMARISMSISIRNINHLQSVVDKIKGVPDIYSVRRIMQ; encoded by the coding sequence ATGCCGATTGAGGAACTGCTGGATGAAGCGGGTCACTATTTGAATAAAGAAGACTTGGAACAGGTGGAAAAAGCCTATCTCTTTGCCGCGGAGGCCCACAGGGGTCAGACCCGCAAATCCGGTGAAGAATATATTCATCACCCGGTGGCGGTCGCCGGGATCCTGGCGGAACTTCAGATGGATGCCACCACTCTGATCTCCGCGATCCTCCACGATGTGGTGGAGGACACCGGAGCCACTCTGGAGACCGTGGAGGCCGAATTTGGCGAGACTGTGGCCCAGATCGTGGACGGTCTGACCAAATTGAAACAACGGATGAAATATAAGTCCACGGCTGAGCACCAGGCGGAAAATCACCGCAAAATGTTTGTGGCCATGGCTCAGGATATCCGGGTGATCCTGATCAAACTGGCGGACCGCCTCCATAACATGCGCACCTTGAAGTACCTTCCCGAGGCAAAACGGCGCCGGATCGCCAAGGAAACATTGGAGATATTCGCTCCCTTGGCTCATCGTCTGGGGATTTCGACCATCAAGTGGGAGTTGGAGGACAGTTCCCTGAGGAATCTCAATCCTCAGCAGTATTACCGGATTGTCAATCTGATGAAGCAGAAACGGGCGGAACGGGAGAAGTATCTGGATGAGGTGATTGCCACCATCCGTGAGCGTCTGGATGGGATGAACCTGTCTGCGGACATCTCCGGGCGGCCGAAGCACATTTACAGCATCTACCGCAAGATGGTGAAAGATCACAAACAGTTTAATGAAATTTACGATCTGTTGGCCGTGCGGGTGATCGTGGACTCGATCCGGGACTGTTATGCCGTGCTGGGGATCATCCACACCATCTGGAAACCGATGCCGGGGCGGTTCAAAGACTATATCGCCATGCCCAAGGCCAATATGTACCAATCCCTTCACACCACGGTGATCGGCCCCAAAGGAGAGCCGATCGAGGTGCAGATCCGCACCCGGGAGATGCATCGGATCGCCGAATACGGGATCGCCGCTCACTGGGCCTACAAAGAAGGAGCCCAGATCGAAGGTTCCTTCAATGAAAAGTTGAAATTTTTCCGGGAAATCCTGGAGATGCAACAGGAGACCCACGATGCCCGGGAGTTTGTGGAGAATCTGAAGGTGGACTGGTTTTCCGATTCGGTGTTTGTCTTCACACCCAAAGGGGATGTGTTGGAGCTGCCCTCGGGATCCGTTCCCCTGGACTTTGCCTATCGCATTCACACAGAGGTGGGCAATCGCTGCATCGGGGCCAAGGTGAACAACAAAATCGTTCCCCTAGATCATCGCTTGAAGACAGGGGATATTGTGGAGATCCTCACTTCCAAACACAGTTACGGTCCGAGCCGGGACTGGTTGAAGCTGGTCAAATCCTCCCAAGCCCGAAACAAAATCCGCAACTGGTTCAAGAAGGAGCGGCGAGAGGAGAGCGTGGCCAAGGGACAGGAAATGATTGAGAGCGCGCTGAAAAAGCAGGATTACGATCCCGCCCTTGTCATGGGAGGGGATCGGGTCCGGGAAGTGGCCAACAACTTCAATTTCCCCGATGAAACCGACATGTATGCCGCCGTCGGATACGGAGGGTTATCCACCCATCAGGTGGTGAACCGGTTGACGGAAGGGATGCGTTCCGAAGAGGAGACCCCCCCGGTTCTCCCCGATGTGAAAGCGATGCCCACCCGGCGGAAACAACTGGATCACGGTGTCCGGGTCAAAGGGGTGGACAATCTGCTGGTGCGTCTGTCCCGCTGTTGTCATCCGGTTCCCGGAGATGAGATCAAAGGTTTTGTCACCCAGGGAAGGGGAGTATCGGTGCACCGGGCGGACTGTCCCAATCTGGTGGGGGTGGAAGAGGCCCGGATGATCCCGGTGGAGTGGGAAGGGGGGCCGGATCAGTCCTACCAGGTGGATATCGAGGTGTCGGGGCTGGACCGGAACGGCTTGTTGAACGAAGTTCTGCAAGCTGTGGCTGAAACGAGGGTCGCCCTGTCCGCTGTCAGCGGCAAGGCGGATCGACGGGGCATGGCCCGGATCAGTATGTCCATCTCCATCCGCAACATCAATCACCTGCAGTCGGTGGTGGACAAGATCAAAGGGGTGCCCGATATCTACAGTGTACGGCGCATCATGCAGTAA